The DNA window CGCGCTCCCAGATACCGGTGGTGGCGTCGTCGCCGGCGTCGCCGACGGTCCACCCCTTGTCGGTCTCGAAGTCGTCCTCGAAGACGAGGGTGAATTCGCCGACGTAGAAGCCGTAGAGATCGACCGGCGCGTTACTCGGTGAGACGGCGGAGTTGGCGTACTCGTCCTCCGCGTAGAGGTAGTACTGCACGAAGGCGCCGGCGCTCTGGGCGGGAATGGTCCCCGTGTAGACATCGCCGCCGCCGCCGGCCATCCCCACGTTCAGCAGGGAGCCGCCGTCCACCTTGTAGTAGACCCGAAGCGCGCTCTCTTCGATGTCGCCGGCGCCGGAGGTGATCGTGGCGGTCACCGGGATCGGATCCGCCGCCGTCGTGTGTTCCGTGATCGGCGTGTGCGCGATCGCGACGGGGCTCAGGATCTCCGGACAGTCGAAGCCGTGGTTCGTCGCGCCGACGCAGAACATCGCGTGATGCGGCGTTCCGTTGTCCAGGTTGCCGTCGTCGTCGTCGCCGACGAAGGTCCAATAAACCTGATCCGGCATGGATTGGGGAAGGCCGAGCTTGCGGCCGAACCACCACGCGTACTCGACCACGCTGTCCGCGTATGTTTGCGAATAAGCGCCGAGAAGCGCCTGCCAGGAATCGTAGATGAACCCGCTCAACATCTGGCCGTCGGTGTGTCCCGAGCCGGTCAGGTCGTCCGGGTAGATCAGGGAGTTGTCCGCGTTCCGGATCCCCGAAGTGCAGTTGTCCAGATAGAAGCCGAGTCCGAGGCGCGGCTCGCGTGTGAGGAAGAGCGAGGCGATGTCCGAGTTCCCTTCGTGGACGCTGCTCGGCGGATCATATGGATTATAAAGCTCGTGGGTGATTCCGTGGCCGTACTCGTGGTACGCCACGTCCCCCATCCGCCCCGTGTTGGCGTAGTCGATGGAGCCGACGCAGAAGTTCACGCCGTAGTAGTCGTACCAGGCGTTGCCCGGGCAGTATCCGTCCGTCCGCTCCACCGTGTCCGGCATGGCGTAGTCGAGGCCGGTGAACGTGGGATCGAGCGCCTTCAGCCAGCGGTGCTCCCGGTTCAAAAAGGCGTAGGTGTCCCTCTCGCTGTCGAGGGAGTTGGAGTTCGACCAGTCGATTGTGTAGGGCGTGCCGGGCGTGATCGTCCCCGTGAGGACCGCGTCCGTTCCGGTGTATCGGTGGGTGTGGAGGAACGCGCTTTGGAAGCGGGCGGTGATCGACTTGGAGTCGGTGCCGCCGTAGGAGAGGGTGAAGTCGCCGTCGATGTCGGTGGTGGCGATTCCCACGCCGCTGATGGTGAGCTGCATCTGCTCCATCGGGAAGTCGTAGGTGTACCCGTCGCAGTAGCCTTCCCACTCCACGTCTCCCCGCGCGTGGCCGGTGAAGTCGAGGGGGAAGATCAGGCTGCGGCGCCAGAGGATTTCGCCGGTGTGGGCGTCCACGTAAGTCTCCCAATGGCCGCGCGGATCCCAGGTGAAGAGATCGAAGCGGTAGGCGAGGTGATACGTGAGCGCCAGCTCCTCGCCCGCGCCTTCGCGGGTCGGAAGGATCACCAATTCCTGATACGTGATCTCGTCGCGGCCGTCGAGGAAGTCGATCTCGTTCTTCGCTTCGGCGAGGGCTTCGGCCTCGGAAAGGGCCGGCGTGGTTCCCGGCAGGAGTTCCTTCACGCGCGGATAGGCGTCGGATCCGAAAGCGAAAATCCGGCCCGCGTCGGTCAGGACCACGTGGGCATTGCCGCCGAAGACACGCACGCCGTCCACGAATTGATCGAAGTGAACCGCGTACTTGCCCGGCGCCGTTTGCACGCGGGAGACGCGGAGGTCTTCCGTTGCGGCGCCGAAGAGACGCGCGTTCTCGGCGACGAAGTCGCGGGCGGCGCGCTCGGCGTCCGCGTCGGCGTGGATCGCGCCGGCGAAGTCGACGCCGGAGCCGTAGACGTGGTGCAGCGATCCGGTCACGCGGTTCCGGTCATACCGCCACTCGCCGCCGTAGCGCTCGGCGAGGGCGCTCAGGGGAGAGACCTTGGACATGGCGTTGTCGAACCCCGCCTCGATCCAGAGCCCTTCGTCTTCCCATCCCGGTCGGGCGACTTCGAGACGGTTCCCATCCGGGACCGGCACAAAGGCGAACGCCGTCCCCCCGGCCACCAGTAGGGCCAGGAGGAGAAGGGGCAGTTTTCGCTTCCGATGCATCCTTCTCTCCTTTTCTCCGCCAACGGAGGATCGGAACCTGCTCGCCGCGCCGGAGGACGGGGAA is part of the Candidatus Eisenbacteria bacterium genome and encodes:
- a CDS encoding PepSY domain-containing protein; the encoded protein is MHRKRKLPLLLLALLVAGGTAFAFVPVPDGNRLEVARPGWEDEGLWIEAGFDNAMSKVSPLSALAERYGGEWRYDRNRVTGSLHHVYGSGVDFAGAIHADADAERAARDFVAENARLFGAATEDLRVSRVQTAPGKYAVHFDQFVDGVRVFGGNAHVVLTDAGRIFAFGSDAYPRVKELLPGTTPALSEAEALAEAKNEIDFLDGRDEITYQELVILPTREGAGEELALTYHLAYRFDLFTWDPRGHWETYVDAHTGEILWRRSLIFPLDFTGHARGDVEWEGYCDGYTYDFPMEQMQLTISGVGIATTDIDGDFTLSYGGTDSKSITARFQSAFLHTHRYTGTDAVLTGTITPGTPYTIDWSNSNSLDSERDTYAFLNREHRWLKALDPTFTGLDYAMPDTVERTDGYCPGNAWYDYYGVNFCVGSIDYANTGRMGDVAYHEYGHGITHELYNPYDPPSSVHEGNSDIASLFLTREPRLGLGFYLDNCTSGIRNADNSLIYPDDLTGSGHTDGQMLSGFIYDSWQALLGAYSQTYADSVVEYAWWFGRKLGLPQSMPDQVYWTFVGDDDDGNLDNGTPHHAMFCVGATNHGFDCPEILSPVAIAHTPITEHTTAADPIPVTATITSGAGDIEESALRVYYKVDGGSLLNVGMAGGGGDVYTGTIPAQSAGAFVQYYLYAEDEYANSAVSPSNAPVDLYGFYVGEFTLVFEDDFETDKGWTVGDAGDDATTGIWER